The following coding sequences are from one Desulfomicrobium macestii window:
- the qatD gene encoding Qat anti-phage system TatD family nuclease QatD, with amino-acid sequence MSNNVSSAGVDFHCHLDLYPDFKAAITKAEAARINTLTVTTTPKAWPRNLELTRDKRYVRAALGLHPQLVTERASELALWEHYLPETRYVGEVGLDAGPRFYKSLDTQKHVFRTVLERCSDAGGKILTVHSVRSVPTVLEMIERHLPQDRGLVVLHWFTGTKAEARRAVALGCYFSVNTEMIRSDRGRALAADLPLSRILTETDGPFTKINGHPAEPASVQITIDALAHVRNASKDSIAESVQANYRALIDA; translated from the coding sequence ATGAGTAATAATGTTTCGTCCGCTGGCGTGGATTTCCACTGCCATCTCGATCTATATCCAGACTTCAAGGCCGCGATCACGAAAGCGGAGGCAGCACGGATTAATACACTGACCGTCACTACCACCCCAAAGGCTTGGCCGCGTAATCTTGAATTGACGCGTGACAAGCGCTATGTGCGGGCTGCACTTGGCCTCCATCCGCAGCTTGTGACGGAACGGGCCAGCGAATTGGCATTATGGGAACATTATCTGCCAGAGACGCGCTACGTCGGCGAGGTTGGCCTCGACGCTGGCCCTAGGTTCTACAAATCGCTCGATACTCAAAAACATGTGTTCCGCACAGTCCTCGAACGATGTTCGGATGCCGGTGGCAAGATACTCACCGTGCATAGCGTCCGGAGCGTACCGACGGTGCTCGAAATGATCGAACGCCATTTACCGCAGGACAGGGGCCTCGTTGTGTTGCACTGGTTCACCGGAACCAAAGCCGAAGCACGACGCGCCGTAGCGCTCGGTTGCTACTTTTCTGTCAATACCGAGATGATCCGCTCCGACCGAGGCCGGGCGCTTGCCGCCGACCTCCCGTTGAGTCGCATCCTCACCGAGACTGACGGCCCATTTACAAAGATTAACGGGCATCCCGCCGAACCAGCCAGCGTTCAAATAACTATCGACGCTCTCGCGCATGTGCGAAATGCATCCAAAGACTCGATTGCGGAGTCTGTTCAAGCAAACTACCGGGCACTAATCGATGCATGA